The Nicotiana tabacum cultivar K326 chromosome 14, ASM71507v2, whole genome shotgun sequence genome contains a region encoding:
- the LOC142169042 gene encoding protein neprosin-like, with amino-acid sequence MMIQQRAIGYIFVLAISLLLSCNEVQGRTKLSYLEDLELEKQLKLLNKPAVKSIKTEYGDIYDCVNFYQQPAFDHPLLQNHTFHPQMKPTLPIVKEYSDESITGWPLGRGVGCPKGTVPIRRTTKDDLIRQKLMPPAEDVSFSTSFSYGNNLSNKVTFPSKGYKLAIVQTENNPSNKFGGAGMVTAIYTPRVKGQQNSACRLKIQKGSENIQVGWRVDPTLYGDGRSRLYTHFLSELFITFFEYYSYLLYNMGMSYISYH; translated from the exons atgATGATACAACAGCGGGCAATAGGTTACATATTTGTACTTGCCATATCTCTTCTTCTGAGCTGCAATGAGGTCCAAGGAAGAACAAAATTATCCTACCTTGAAGACTTAGAATTAGAGAAGCAGTTAAAGCTTTTAAACAAGCCAGCTGTAAAATCCATCAAG ACGGAATATGGTGATATATACGATTGTGTGAATTTCTACCAACAGCCTGCATTTGACCATCCATTATTGCAAAATCACACATTTCACCCTCAG ATGAAACCAACATTGCCTATAGTGAAAGAGTATTCCGACGAATCAATAACTGGTTGGCCTTTGGGAAGAGGAGTCGGTTGTCCAAAAGGAACAGttcccataagaagaactactaAAGATGACCTGATCAGACAAAAACTTATGCCACCCGCAGAGGATGTCTCTTTCAGCACTTCATTTTCCTAT GGAAACAACTTGAGTAATAAAGTAACTTTTCCTTCCAAAGGGTACAAG cTTGCTATTGTTCAAACCGAAAATAATCCAAGCAACAAGTTTGGAGGAGCTGGTATGGTGACTGCTATTTATACTCCTCGTGTGAAAGGCCAACAAAATAGTGCTTGTCggttaaaaatacaaaaaggaTCAGAAAATATACAAGTTGGATGGAGA GTGGATCCTACACTTTATGGAGATGGTCGAAGTAGGCTATATACACATTTTCTAAGTGAGTTATTTATAACTTTTTTTGAATATTATTCTTACCTTTTGTATAACATGGGCATGTCTTATATATCTTACCATTAA